Proteins encoded by one window of Polyodon spathula isolate WHYD16114869_AA chromosome 16, ASM1765450v1, whole genome shotgun sequence:
- the LOC121329270 gene encoding ERBB receptor feedback inhibitor 1-like, with the protein MSTAGLAAQKISMPLKSGFLHGTGSAKTCWEQHSGLENLYFSLDPGSMGYHLKQHQQVPASLGFERQAPHTELLNSHCCPGSGMQLPPKKSRPSLLNLSSVTEPSFHSSSEEDQVVPSFKRLSVNGGSFYERTPPHTPLRSGERGAKPLPPLPGPGTGGELSPDEVDSEVEFFTSSDSISLVQDKPAAFRRSFRGCGQVNLAYFEGPSGPRIEEDRSAPASSCLPQHVEEKLAVAEESACRRQHERPHRRLRRSHSGPAGSFNKPVLKLSCHRASQQDSEDKPVVPPRVPIPPRPVKADYRRWSAEVASSSAYSDEDKPPKVPPREPVPRSGSRTPSPKSLPTYTNGVMPTTQSFAPNPKYVSAKALHRQNSEGSPTRSPCILPIMENGRKASTTHYYLLPERPAYLDRFEKFFSEAASTSSSCTASTTTAPLPEFSGVADNSDSKWQPWSSGGCLLTIPQGSNRLADSRAKPDTVNHVQQKQLLDIVSL; encoded by the exons ATGTCAACAGCTGGACTTGCAGCTCAGAAGATCAGCATGCCGTTGAAAAGTGGATTCCTCCACGGCACGGGCAGCGCGAAGACCTGCTGGGAACAGCACAGCGGGCTGGAGAA CTTGTACTTCAGCCTTGACCCAGGGTCGATGGGGTACCACCTCAAACAGCACCAGCAGGTCCCTGCGTCTCTGGGGTTTGAGA GGCAGGCTCCTCACACGGAGTTGTTGAACTCTCACTGCTGCCCCGGGAGCGGCATGCAGCTGCCGCCCAAGAAGTCTCGTCCGTCTCTGCTCAACCTGTCCTCTGTCACGGAGCCTTCCTTCCACAGCTCTTCCGAGGAGGACCAGGTGGTGCCCTCCTTCAAGAGGCTGTCCGTGAACGGAGGGTCCTTCTACGAGCGCACCCCTCCCCACACCCCGCTGAGGTCTGGGGAGCGAGGAGCCAAGCCCCTGCCCCCTCTCCCTGGCCCTGGGACCGGCGGGGAGCTCTCCCCGGACGAGGTGGACAGTGAGGTAGAGTTCTTCACCAGCTCGGACAGCATCTCCCTGGTGCAGGACAAACCCGCCGCCTTCCGGCGGAGCTTCAGGGGGTGCGGCCAGGTCAACCTTGCCTACTTCGAGGGTCCTAGCGGGCCACGGATCGAAGAGGATCGCTCAGCGCCAGCGTCCTCCTGCCTGCCGCAGCACGTCGAGGAGAAACTGGCAGTGGCGGAGGAGAGCGCCTGTCGCAGGCAGCACGAGCGCCCCCACCGCCGGCTCAGGAGGTCGCACTCGGGCCCGGCCGGCTCTTTCAACAAGCCCGTCCTGAAGCTGTCCTGCCACCGGGCCTCCCAGCAGGACTCTGAGGACAAGCCGGTGGTCCCTCCCCGGGTGCCCATCCCGCCCCGGCCTGTTAAAGCAGACTACAGGCGGTGGTCCGCGGAGGTCGCCTCCTCCAGCGCGTACAGCGATGAGGACAAGCCCCCCAAGGTGCCCCCCAGGGAACCTGTGCCACGTAGCGGCTCCCGGACCCCCAGCCCCAAGAGCCTCCCCACGTACACTAACGGGGTGATGCCCACCACCCAGAGCTTCGCCCCCAACCCCAAATATGTGAGCGCCAAGGCCCTCCACAGGCAGAACAGCGAGGGGTCCCCCACCCGCTCCCCCTGCATACTCCCCATCATGGAGAACGGACGCAAGGCCAGCACCACTCACTACTACCTCCTGCCCGAGCGGCCAGCCTACCTGGACAGGTTCGAGAAGTTTTTCAGCGAGGCAGCCTCTACGTCCTCATCCTGCACTGCTTCCACGACCACCGCTCCACTACCGGAGTTCAGCGGGGTAGCCGACAACTCAGACTCCAAATGGCAGCCCTGGTCTTCAGGGGGCTGCCTGTTAACCATACCTCAGGGTTCGAACAGACTGGCGGACTCCAGAGCCAAGCCCGACACTGTCAACCACGTGCAACAGAAACAGCTTTTGGACATCGTATCGCTGTAG